The sequence below is a genomic window from Chondrinema litorale.
TTCAAGAATAGAAAAATGTGCGGTTAAAATATTTGAAGGAAAAGGCTTACAAGACCGTTAATATATAAAAAATGCCATTTATTATAATATTCTGCTATTTTTTAGGATTTTACCAATAAGTCATCTAGCTTTAATTACCTAATAATGGGTTCTTGTAAAGAAAAAGATTTAGATGAAGTTATTTTTGATCATTACATTTAGTGTTATATGTCTCAGTACAAATGCACAATCTAATAAAACAGAAATATTAATATTAGGCTCAGATCATTTGTCTCAAGTATACAGAGAAGGCCAACCCAATACAGATGTTCTAATTGAAAAAAATCAAGAAAGTATCGAAGAGTTTGCTAAGTCAATTGAACAGTTCACCCCAGAAATGATTATGGTAGAGCAACTACCAGAAAGACAATCAGAAATAGATAGTTTGTATGCGCTGTATCTTAAAGATAAGTTGGACATGGCAAGTTTAGAATACCCACGTTCGGAGCTTTATCAATTAGCTTTTAGAATAGGAAAAGAAAAAGGAGTGAAGCAGATTACCTGTGTAAATTCAAAAGGAGGCACTTCACAAGGGATTCTAGACAATGGGGACAACATTGATATCTACGAAAACGAGACAAAAGCACTTCGTGAGATTGTTAAAGCAAAATATATGGGTTTGGCACAGGGAACACTTTCTTTTAAAGAATACCTTACTTTTCTCAATCAGCCGGAGGCTTATAACAAGTTATACCGACTAAAGTATCTAACACCTGCCAGAGTAACCAATGGTACCTTTACAAATCCAGACGAAATGGTAGATACTGCTTTTATTGACCCAAAATATATTGGAGCAGAGTTAATTTCTGTATTTAAAAACAGAGATTATAAAATCTATTCTAACAT
It includes:
- a CDS encoding DUF5694 domain-containing protein, which gives rise to MKLFLIITFSVICLSTNAQSNKTEILILGSDHLSQVYREGQPNTDVLIEKNQESIEEFAKSIEQFTPEMIMVEQLPERQSEIDSLYALYLKDKLDMASLEYPRSELYQLAFRIGKEKGVKQITCVNSKGGTSQGILDNGDNIDIYENETKALREIVKAKYMGLAQGTLSFKEYLTFLNQPEAYNKLYRLKYLTPARVTNGTFTNPDEMVDTAFIDPKYIGAELISVFKNRDYKIYSNIVTNVMEHQSEKVLLIIGVGHVGSLKSIFRDDYEFELVDANTFLK